In one window of Primulina tabacum isolate GXHZ01 chromosome 8, ASM2559414v2, whole genome shotgun sequence DNA:
- the LOC142554749 gene encoding agamous-like MADS-box protein AGL62 has protein sequence MAGKTRGRQKIEMAKMSKVRNLLVTFSKRRTGLFKKASELCTLCGAEIAIIVFSPGKKVFSFGHPFVDSIIDRYLSWSSNADTLPSATSSMQLVEAHRVACARELNMYLNDMVGELEAEKRRGEEVRRLRKATHGVGSWWEAPVGEMGMKDLEQLKAAMEELRNNVRRQVGKVEAKQVVVESSLFSPALGVAPPCSGVGDGGFIGDNKAPAATGIGQLSFTPRGYTLVFGQPLF, from the coding sequence ATGGCCGGAAAAACCAGGGGTCGTCAAAAGATTGAAATGGCGAAGATGTCGAAAGTAAGAAATCTCCTCGTTACCTTCTCGAAGCGTCGAACCGGTCTGTTCAAGAAAGCGAGCGAACTATGCACCCTTTGCGGCGCGGAGATTGCTATCATCGTCTTCTCTCCGGGCAAGAAAGTGTTCTCTTTCGGGCATCCTTTTGTCGATTCAATCATAGATCGCTACTTGTCGTGGTCATCAAATGCAGATACTCTGCCTAGCGCCACCAGTTCCATGCAGCTCGTGGAGGCTCATCGTGTTGCGTGTGCGAGGGAACTTAACATGTACTTGAACGACATGGTCGGTGAGTTGGAGGCGGAGAAGCGGCGGGGAGAGGAAGTGAGGCGGCTGAGGAAAGCTACGCACGGGGTTGGGTCGTGGTGGGAGGCTCCGGTTGGGGAGATGGGGATGAAAGATCTGGAGCAGTTGAAGGCGGCGATGGAGGAGCTTAGAAATAATGTTCGCCGACAGGTAGGGAAGGTGGAGGCGAAGCAGGTAGTGGTGGAGAGCTCTTTGTTTTCGCCAGCTCTTGGGGTGGCACCACCTTGCTCTGGAGTTGGAGACGGTGGCTTTATCGGGGATAATAAGGCACCGGCGGCTACTGGGATTGGGCAGCTTTCTTTTACTCCACGGGGATATACGCTTGTATTTGGTCAACCATTGTTCTAA